Below is a genomic region from Bacteroidales bacterium.
AAAAAAACATCACTACAATTATAACAATTCCCAATAAAAAATCAATCCAAAAACCAATCTTTTGGCCAATTTTTATCTCCATGTATCCAAACAAACAAATGATTTTGTATATTTGCGTTATAAGTGATTCAGATATTATGTTCAACATAAGCTTTTCCATCCATACCAAATACCATTCTTTCGGAAAGGGCCTCTACGAATGCTGGATCTGCTAAAGGCAGCGCATATTTCTTATTCAGAATTTCAATTAATAACCTCCAACAACATTTTTATGCAAGGTTTAATTTTTGACATAAAACATTATGCGTTATATGACGGACCAGGGATCCGACAAACCATATTCTTCAAGGGATGTCCCCTCTCCTGCTGGTGGTGTCATAATCCTGAAAGTCAGTCAGGCAATATCGAGGAATATATACGGGAAAACAGGCTGGATGGCCGGATTTTCAAGAAAAAACAGACAGTTGGCTATGAGATCGGGGCCGGAGCGCTCATGGAAATAATTGAGGGAGATCGTATATTTTACGATGACTCGGGAGGCGGTGTAACCTTTTCAGGTGGTGAGCCGCTCATGCAACCGGAATTTCTGAAAGAGATTGCAACCCGATGCAAGGAGGCGGATGTCCATACAACGCTGGACACCTGCGGTTATGCTGATCAAAACATATTGATTCAGATATTGCCTTACATCGATCTCATCCTTTTCGACCTGAAAATCATAGACAATGAACTCCATAAAAAATACACCGGAGTTTCCAGCACAATGATTTTAGAAAACCTGGAATTTCTGAATGATATCGGGCATAATTTGTATCTTCGCTTCCCGGTGATTCCGGGAATAACCAATACGCCGGAGAATCTTGAACAGATAAAAAGCTACCTGTCAAAGCTGAATAAGGTTCAACACATTGATGTGCTGCCCTACCACGATATCTCAAAAGGGAAATACAAGCGTTTTAATAAGGAAAATAAGATGGGCGAACAGAAACTGGAAGATGGGGAAACCGAAAGAATCAAAAGAGAATTTGAATCCCTCGGATTTGAAGTAAAAATTGGGGGGTAAAAGAATAATTAAAATTATGACAGAACGAATAGAAAAGCTCAGAGAGCAAAGCCTGAATGCTATCAACCGAATTTCGGCTGAAAGGGCTTTGCTGGTTACTGAATTATACAATAGCGACCGGGCACAGGAAGTATCCATACCCGTCAGGCGGGCCATGGCATTTGATTACATCATGCGGAACAAGGAAATATGCATTAATGACGGCGAGCTGATCGTTGGAGAGCGCGGACCTGCACCCAAAGCCACGCCCACCTATCCCGAAATCACCTTACACTCACTGGAAGACCTGGATATTCTTGATTCCAGGGAAAAGGTATCCTTCAAAGTGGATGCAGAAACCCGCAAGGCTTATGAAGATACCATCATCCCTTATTGGAAGGGAAAAACCAACCGCGAGCGGATCTTCAGCCTGATGCCAAAAGAATGGATTGATGCCTATGAAGCAGGAGTCTTTACTGAATTCCAGGAACAAAGGGCTCCCGGTCATACGGTAGGTGGAAAAAAACTATTTGAGAAAGGTTTGCTCGATCTGATCAATGAAATCGAAGAGAGTGAAGCCAATATAGATATTTTGAACGACCCCAATGCCTTTGAAAAGAAGGAAGAACTGAAGGCCATGCGTATCGCTGCCAATGCCATCAATGCCTATGCAGAGCGATACAGTGATAAACTATCGGCCCTGGCCCGAAAGTCCGGTGATAAAAAGAGAAAAGCAGAGCTTGAAGAAATAGCACGCATTTGCAAAAGGGTGCCGGCATATGCGCCTGAAACTTTCCATGAAGCCCTCCAGCATTACTGGTTCATTCATCTGGGTGTCATCACCGAGCTGAATCCCTGGGATTCCTTCAATCCGGGCCGGCTGGACCAACACGTGTTCCCGTTTTATTCAAAAGAACTCCGGGAAAATAGACTGGATAAAGAAAAGGCAAAAGAATTGCTGGAATCCTTCTGGATCAAGTTCAACAACCACCCTTCTCCTCCCAAGGTGGGCGTAACGGCACAGGAGAGCAGCACCTACACCGACTTTGCACTGATCAACATTGGCGGGCTGGATGAGCAGGGTGCCGATGCCACCAACAAACTGAGCTACCTGATGCTGGATGTCATTGAGGAAATGCGTATTCTACAGCCCAGTTCCATGGTGCAGGTCAGCAAAAAAAGCCCCGACCGGCTGATCAAGCGCACCGCGCAGATCACAAAGACGGGTTTCGGACAACCCTCCTACTTCAATACCGATGCCATCATCCAGGAACTGCTTCGCCAGGGCAAAGAGATAGAGGATGCCCGCAACGGGGGTGCGAGCGGCTGCGTGGAGACCGGGGCTTTCGGAAAGGAAAGCTACATCCTTACCGGTTACTTCAACCTGAACAAGGTGCTGGAAGTGACACTGAACAACGGAAAGGATCCACGCACCGGAAAAACGATCGGACTGAAAACAGGTGAACCGGGAGATTTTAATGAGTTCAACGAGTTTTTCGATGCCTTTGTCCGGCAGCTCAACCATTTTACCGACATCAAGCTCAGGGGCAACAACCTCATTGAAAAGATCTATGCCGATTACATGCCGGTGCCTTTCCTGTCGCTTATTATCGACGACTGCATTGCCAATGCCCGGGATT
It encodes:
- a CDS encoding glycyl-radical enzyme activating protein — its product is MQGLIFDIKHYALYDGPGIRQTIFFKGCPLSCWWCHNPESQSGNIEEYIRENRLDGRIFKKKQTVGYEIGAGALMEIIEGDRIFYDDSGGGVTFSGGEPLMQPEFLKEIATRCKEADVHTTLDTCGYADQNILIQILPYIDLILFDLKIIDNELHKKYTGVSSTMILENLEFLNDIGHNLYLRFPVIPGITNTPENLEQIKSYLSKLNKVQHIDVLPYHDISKGKYKRFNKENKMGEQKLEDGETERIKREFESLGFEVKIGG
- a CDS encoding glycyl radical protein; the protein is MTERIEKLREQSLNAINRISAERALLVTELYNSDRAQEVSIPVRRAMAFDYIMRNKEICINDGELIVGERGPAPKATPTYPEITLHSLEDLDILDSREKVSFKVDAETRKAYEDTIIPYWKGKTNRERIFSLMPKEWIDAYEAGVFTEFQEQRAPGHTVGGKKLFEKGLLDLINEIEESEANIDILNDPNAFEKKEELKAMRIAANAINAYAERYSDKLSALARKSGDKKRKAELEEIARICKRVPAYAPETFHEALQHYWFIHLGVITELNPWDSFNPGRLDQHVFPFYSKELRENRLDKEKAKELLESFWIKFNNHPSPPKVGVTAQESSTYTDFALINIGGLDEQGADATNKLSYLMLDVIEEMRILQPSSMVQVSKKSPDRLIKRTAQITKTGFGQPSYFNTDAIIQELLRQGKEIEDARNGGASGCVETGAFGKESYILTGYFNLNKVLEVTLNNGKDPRTGKTIGLKTGEPGDFNEFNEFFDAFVRQLNHFTDIKLRGNNLIEKIYADYMPVPFLSLIIDDCIANARDYNAGGAKYNTSYVQGVGMGSITDNLTSIRYNVFDEKRLTLNELLKALEVNFEGYEELRHDLIYETPKYGNDDNYADRHAVDVFNAFYQAINGKPTARGGKYRINLLPTTSHVYFGSVINAMPDGRKASEPLSEGISPVQGADRKGPTAVIKTTAKLDHIKTGGSLLNQKFSPSFFSDEEGINKFVSLIRSYFKLDGHHIQFNVISAETLREAQKHPEKHADLIVRVAGYSDYFNDLSEELQNEIIKRTEHEGV